A single genomic interval of Lacrimispora sphenoides JCM 1415 harbors:
- a CDS encoding DUF2325 domain-containing protein, producing the protein MSVVIVGGNECMVRQYKELCKEYSCCAKVFTELKGGMKNKIGKPDLLVLFTSTMSHKMVRCALSETKGLDTIIARSHSSSMSALKSILVEHVG; encoded by the coding sequence ATGAGCGTAGTTATCGTTGGAGGAAATGAGTGCATGGTACGCCAATATAAAGAACTATGCAAGGAATACAGCTGTTGCGCAAAGGTCTTTACAGAGTTAAAGGGCGGGATGAAAAATAAAATCGGCAAGCCTGATTTGCTGGTGCTTTTTACCAGCACCATGTCCCATAAAATGGTTCGCTGTGCATTAAGTGAGACAAAGGGACTGGATACCATAATCGCCCGTTCCCATTCCAGCTCCATGTCGGCGCTGAAAAGTATTCTGGTAGAACACGTTGGATAG
- a CDS encoding HlyC/CorC family transporter has product MDSSDYIQLLMLFILVALSAFFSSAETALTTVNKIRVRNLAEAGDKNAITLTKILENQGKMLSAILVGNNVVNLTASSMSTTLVMNIWGNKAIGIGTGILTLVILVFGEISPKTISTLYSEPISLKYAKVIYAFMFVMTPVIYVIRILSSGFLRFIHVNPNRKQEPITEDELRTIVDVSHEEGVIESEERKIINNVFDFGDSVARDIMIPRIDMTLVEVNAAYDELIDIFRQEMYTRIPVYEETSDNVIGIINMKDLLLVDRTDDFNTRNFLREPLYTYEYKKTAELMLEMRQTCNNVVIVLDEYGATAGMITLEDLLEEIVGEIRDEYDEDEENELVEVEPFEYLVEGSMKLDDLNDRLDLELESDDYDSIGGLIIGQLDRLPEQGEEVVCGGIRLVVDELDKNRIDKVRMYLPH; this is encoded by the coding sequence TTGGATTCGAGTGACTATATACAGTTGCTTATGTTATTTATTTTAGTTGCATTATCAGCATTTTTCTCATCGGCTGAGACTGCGCTTACTACGGTGAATAAAATCAGGGTGCGGAATTTAGCCGAGGCAGGAGATAAGAATGCCATTACTCTGACTAAGATTTTAGAGAACCAGGGTAAGATGCTCAGTGCGATTCTAGTTGGTAACAATGTGGTAAACTTAACTGCCTCTTCCATGTCCACCACACTGGTTATGAACATTTGGGGCAATAAGGCAATAGGCATTGGGACCGGTATCCTTACGCTTGTCATTCTGGTATTTGGTGAGATCTCACCGAAAACCATTTCTACCTTATATTCCGAACCAATATCTTTAAAATATGCAAAAGTAATCTATGCTTTTATGTTTGTCATGACACCGGTCATTTATGTGATTCGAATTCTTTCATCAGGATTTCTGCGCTTTATCCATGTAAACCCGAACCGGAAGCAGGAGCCGATCACAGAGGATGAACTGAGGACCATCGTAGATGTGAGCCATGAGGAAGGCGTAATAGAATCAGAAGAAAGAAAGATAATTAATAATGTGTTTGATTTTGGTGATTCCGTGGCGCGGGATATTATGATTCCCCGTATTGACATGACTCTGGTAGAGGTTAATGCCGCCTATGATGAATTGATCGATATTTTCCGGCAGGAGATGTACACCAGGATTCCGGTATACGAGGAAACCAGTGACAATGTGATTGGAATCATCAATATGAAGGATCTGCTTCTTGTCGACAGGACAGATGATTTCAATACCAGGAATTTTTTAAGAGAGCCGCTCTATACATACGAGTATAAAAAAACTGCGGAACTTATGTTGGAGATGCGCCAAACCTGCAATAACGTTGTCATCGTTTTGGATGAATACGGAGCGACGGCAGGAATGATAACCCTGGAAGACTTACTGGAAGAAATCGTCGGAGAGATCCGGGATGAGTATGACGAGGATGAAGAAAATGAACTGGTTGAGGTGGAGCCCTTTGAATATCTGGTAGAAGGCTCTATGAAGCTTGATGATTTAAATGACAGGCTGGACCTTGAACTGGAGTCTGATGATTATGATTCCATCGGCGGCCTGATCATCGGACAGCTTGACCGGCTCCCGGAACAGGGGGAAGAGGTTGTCTGCGGCGGAATCCGCCTTGTTGTAGATGAATTGGACAAAAACAGAATCGATAAGGTTCGGATGTATTTGCCTCATTAA
- the tgt gene encoding tRNA guanosine(34) transglycosylase Tgt, whose protein sequence is MNYKIVAKDGRAKRAEVTTVHGTIQTPVFMNVGTVGAIKGAVSTDDLREIRTQVELSNTYHLHVRTGDKLIREFGGLHKFMSWDRPILTDSGGFQVFSLTGLRKIKEEGVYFQSHIDGRKIFMGPEESMQIQSNLASTIAMAFDECPPHPATREYMQNSVDRTTRWLERCQAEMAKLNSQPDTLNKDQLLFGINQGGTFEDIRIAHAKTISAMDLDGYALGGLAVGESHEEMYRILDETVPYLPENKPTYLMGVGTPANILEAVDRGVDFFDCVYPSRNGRHGHVYTNHGKMNLFNTKYELDHRPIEEGCGCPACRSYSRAYIRHLLKAKEMLGMRLCVLHNLYFYNTMMEEIRDAIENHRYGEYKEQKLSGMMAGQTT, encoded by the coding sequence ATGAATTATAAGATCGTTGCAAAGGATGGACGTGCAAAGCGTGCAGAAGTAACCACCGTTCATGGCACCATCCAAACTCCGGTATTCATGAACGTGGGTACGGTGGGAGCCATTAAAGGGGCTGTTTCCACGGATGATCTCCGTGAGATCAGAACCCAGGTGGAGCTGTCAAACACCTATCATCTTCATGTACGAACCGGCGATAAATTAATCAGAGAGTTTGGCGGCCTTCATAAGTTTATGAGCTGGGACCGTCCAATTCTCACGGATTCCGGTGGCTTTCAGGTATTCTCCCTGACCGGCTTAAGGAAAATAAAGGAGGAGGGCGTATACTTTCAATCCCATATAGACGGACGTAAGATTTTTATGGGTCCGGAAGAAAGTATGCAGATCCAGTCCAATCTGGCCTCTACCATAGCCATGGCTTTTGACGAATGTCCGCCTCATCCGGCTACCAGGGAATACATGCAAAACAGTGTAGACCGCACCACCAGATGGCTGGAACGATGCCAGGCTGAGATGGCAAAGCTTAATTCCCAGCCGGATACCTTAAATAAGGACCAGCTGTTATTCGGCATCAACCAGGGCGGAACCTTTGAGGATATCCGCATCGCCCATGCAAAAACCATATCCGCCATGGATTTGGACGGCTATGCCCTGGGTGGACTGGCAGTAGGAGAAAGCCATGAGGAGATGTACCGGATCTTAGATGAGACGGTACCTTATCTGCCGGAGAACAAGCCCACCTATTTAATGGGTGTAGGAACTCCCGCTAACATTTTAGAGGCCGTAGACCGGGGCGTGGATTTTTTTGACTGTGTATATCCGTCAAGAAACGGCCGCCATGGACACGTATACACCAATCACGGCAAAATGAATTTATTTAATACCAAATATGAATTGGATCACAGGCCGATCGAAGAGGGCTGCGGGTGTCCGGCCTGCCGTTCCTACAGCAGAGCCTATATCAGGCATCTATTAAAGGCAAAAGAAATGCTTGGCATGAGATTATGTGTATTGCATAATTTGTATTTTTATAATACAATGATGGAAGAGATCCGCGACGCAATCGAGAACCACCGTTATGGGGAATACAAGGAGCAGAAGCTTTCGGGTATGATGGCAGGTCAGACTACCTAA
- a CDS encoding flavodoxin, which produces MSKIAVVYWSGTGNTEAMADAVLEGVKEKGADGVILTPSEFEASMIDSLDAIAFGCPAMGAEVLEESEFEPMFSSCLSKLPGKKIALFGSYGWGDGEWMRSWEKTCEDAGVELACDSVICNEAPDGEAAAACKALGAALAE; this is translated from the coding sequence ATGAGTAAAATTGCAGTAGTTTATTGGAGTGGAACCGGAAACACCGAAGCAATGGCAGATGCCGTATTGGAGGGAGTAAAAGAAAAGGGTGCAGACGGGGTCATACTCACCCCTTCCGAATTTGAAGCTTCCATGATTGATTCTCTGGATGCCATTGCATTTGGCTGCCCCGCCATGGGGGCGGAGGTTCTGGAGGAGAGTGAATTTGAACCTATGTTTTCTTCCTGCCTATCGAAGCTTCCAGGAAAAAAGATTGCCCTGTTCGGTTCCTATGGCTGGGGCGACGGCGAATGGATGCGATCCTGGGAAAAGACCTGTGAAGACGCGGGTGTGGAGCTTGCCTGCGATAGTGTGATCTGCAATGAAGCGCCTGACGGAGAGGCTGCAGCAGCTTGCAAAGCACTGGGTGCGGCTCTGGCAGAATAG
- a CDS encoding TIGR04086 family membrane protein, whose amino-acid sequence MEKSKLQVTLRNLLITYILTGILLVVLALALYRFRLKEGQIRLGVNAVYIIACLFGGVLMGKSVRHRRFFWGLLLGLLYFLVLLAVSFFLNKGLNGSMNQLLTTMAICAVSGTAGGMLS is encoded by the coding sequence ATGGAAAAATCAAAGCTTCAGGTCACACTAAGAAACCTTCTTATCACCTACATACTGACCGGAATCTTGCTGGTAGTCCTGGCCTTAGCACTCTATAGATTCCGGCTGAAGGAAGGACAGATACGCCTGGGAGTCAATGCGGTTTATATTATCGCCTGTCTCTTTGGCGGAGTCTTAATGGGAAAAAGTGTACGGCATCGAAGATTCTTCTGGGGCCTTTTGTTGGGACTTCTATATTTCCTGGTGCTCTTGGCCGTATCCTTTTTCTTAAACAAGGGATTAAATGGCTCTATGAACCAGCTCCTCACAACCATGGCCATCTGCGCAGTAAGCGGCACCGCGGGGGGGATGCTTAGCTGA
- the scfB gene encoding thioether cross-link-forming SCIFF peptide maturase → MIHQYINNGFHIIMDVNSGSVHSVDPVMYEAVEIAAGMVPEMEEAQALDKEVGEEVRIRLSEKYGETEVEEALEEIQYLIDKGELFTKDLYHDYVVDFKKRQTVVKALCLHIAHDCNLACKYCFAEEGEYHGRRALMSFEVGKKALDFLIANSGNRRNLEVDFFGGEPLMNWDVVKQLVEYGRKKEKEYNKNFRFTMTTNGVLLNDEIMEFCNREMSNVVLSLDGRKEVNDNMRPFRNGKGSYELIVPKFQKFAKLRGTKDYYIRGTFTRHNMDFAKDVLEFADLGFKSMSIEPVVAQPEEEYAIREEDLPQILKEYDDLAVEYIKRQKEGKGFNFFHFNIDLNQGPCVAKRLSGCGSGTEYLAVTPWGDFYPCHQFVGEEKFLLGNVDTGVTNLEIRDEFKLCNVYAKDKCRDCFARFYCSGGCAANSHNFHGSITDAYDIGCEMQKKRIESAIMIKAALAED, encoded by the coding sequence GTGATTCATCAATATATCAACAATGGCTTCCATATTATTATGGATGTCAACAGCGGCTCCGTTCACTCTGTGGATCCGGTCATGTATGAGGCCGTAGAGATCGCCGCAGGCATGGTACCGGAGATGGAAGAGGCCCAGGCCCTGGACAAAGAGGTAGGAGAAGAAGTACGAATCCGTCTTTCTGAAAAATATGGAGAGACAGAAGTAGAAGAAGCGCTGGAGGAAATCCAGTATCTGATCGATAAGGGAGAGCTGTTTACAAAGGATTTATATCACGATTATGTGGTGGACTTTAAAAAGCGGCAGACAGTGGTAAAGGCTCTTTGCTTACATATTGCCCATGATTGCAACCTTGCCTGCAAATATTGTTTTGCGGAAGAAGGGGAGTACCATGGCAGACGGGCGCTGATGTCCTTTGAAGTGGGAAAAAAGGCTCTGGACTTTCTTATCGCCAATTCCGGGAACCGAAGAAACTTAGAAGTGGACTTTTTTGGCGGAGAACCGCTCATGAATTGGGACGTAGTAAAGCAGCTTGTTGAATACGGACGCAAAAAAGAGAAAGAATATAATAAGAACTTCCGCTTTACCATGACTACCAACGGGGTGCTGTTAAACGATGAGATCATGGAATTCTGCAATCGGGAAATGAGCAATGTGGTCTTAAGCCTTGACGGACGGAAAGAGGTCAATGATAATATGCGCCCATTCCGCAATGGGAAAGGCAGCTACGAGCTGATCGTTCCCAAATTCCAGAAGTTTGCAAAACTTAGAGGAACCAAGGATTATTACATCAGAGGAACCTTTACCCGCCATAATATGGATTTTGCAAAGGATGTTCTGGAATTTGCTGATCTCGGTTTTAAAAGTATGTCTATAGAGCCCGTGGTGGCACAGCCGGAAGAAGAATATGCCATCAGGGAGGAAGACCTTCCTCAAATCCTGAAAGAGTATGACGATCTTGCTGTGGAATACATTAAAAGGCAGAAGGAAGGAAAAGGGTTTAACTTTTTCCATTTTAATATTGATTTAAACCAGGGCCCCTGTGTGGCTAAGCGCCTGTCCGGCTGCGGTTCAGGAACCGAGTATCTGGCGGTGACTCCATGGGGAGACTTTTATCCATGCCACCAGTTTGTCGGTGAGGAAAAATTCCTTCTTGGCAACGTGGATACAGGCGTGACTAATTTAGAGATCCGCGATGAGTTCAAGCTTTGTAATGTTTATGCAAAGGACAAATGCCGGGACTGCTTTGCAAGGTTTTACTGCAGCGGAGGCTGTGCGGCTAACTCCCACAACTTCCACGGTAGTATCACGGATGCATATGATATCGGCTGCGAAATGCAGAAGAAACGGATCGAATCTGCCATCATGATTAAGGCGGCTTTAGCGGAAGATTGA
- a CDS encoding signal peptidase II, whose amino-acid sequence MVFIGIIALLAALDLLIKSAIEDQEEAGFPKELEGSGGKILLHKNHNAGFSFGYFKDHPSMVQMIPLAVASFIGGMLASLLQRKGNILEKLALSIALGGAASNLYDRLVRHYVVDYFSIQYGKLKKVVFNLGDLFIFLGAGIILIVEIIKAFKER is encoded by the coding sequence ATGGTATTTATCGGTATCATTGCATTGCTGGCTGCCCTGGATCTTTTAATAAAAAGCGCCATTGAGGATCAGGAAGAAGCCGGCTTTCCTAAGGAACTGGAGGGAAGCGGCGGAAAAATTCTGCTGCATAAGAATCATAATGCCGGTTTTTCCTTCGGCTATTTTAAGGATCATCCGTCTATGGTGCAGATGATTCCCCTGGCAGTGGCATCATTTATCGGAGGAATGCTGGCAAGCCTTCTTCAAAGAAAAGGGAACATTTTAGAAAAACTTGCTTTGTCCATTGCCCTGGGAGGTGCGGCCAGCAATCTGTACGACAGGCTGGTTCGTCATTATGTAGTGGACTATTTCAGCATTCAGTATGGAAAGCTAAAAAAAGTAGTGTTCAATCTGGGTGACCTGTTCATTTTTCTGGGAGCCGGAATTATCCTTATAGTAGAAATCATTAAGGCTTTTAAAGAACGATAA
- a CDS encoding DUF3793 family protein, with protein MSEEMLIRHCAPTLAGIKTGSLFSCPCRSKEEIQNEVRRLNRVLAPKGIRVLPLRYYKQRALIYLYRPSHLKRDLSDGYASALLKQYGYSFENSQRCVVQLVDRLRTCSGFPHEIGLFLGYPPEDVQGFIDNKACHCKCIGCWKVYGDEEKAVQTFNRYKKCTETYFTQWSKGTAVERLAVAV; from the coding sequence ATGTCAGAAGAAATGCTGATCAGGCACTGTGCACCGACACTTGCCGGGATAAAAACGGGGAGTTTGTTTTCCTGCCCTTGCCGTTCCAAAGAAGAAATCCAAAATGAGGTGAGGCGGCTAAACCGTGTGCTTGCGCCAAAAGGGATCCGGGTTTTACCGCTGCGCTATTACAAACAGAGGGCTTTGATCTACCTTTATCGTCCCAGCCACTTAAAACGGGATCTGTCGGATGGGTATGCTTCCGCCTTGCTGAAGCAATATGGCTATTCCTTTGAAAACTCCCAGCGCTGTGTGGTTCAGCTTGTGGACAGGCTGCGCACCTGCTCTGGATTTCCTCATGAAATTGGTTTGTTTCTTGGCTATCCGCCGGAGGACGTTCAAGGCTTCATCGACAACAAGGCCTGTCACTGTAAATGCATCGGATGCTGGAAGGTATACGGCGACGAGGAAAAAGCGGTACAAACCTTTAACCGATACAAAAAATGTACGGAAACCTATTTTACACAGTGGTCAAAAGGCACAGCTGTTGAACGGCTCGCCGTAGCCGTTTGA
- the clpX gene encoding ATP-dependent Clp protease ATP-binding subunit ClpX — translation MDEKDFPEEKMEDTVARGNDSGKKKKDEDEYEKVCYVCRRPENVTGPMVSMPGGMNLCHDCMQKAFDSVTQGGFDITKIQNMPYMNLNFSDLGSLDKKDLEIPNKQRVKKRSEKEPGQALNLKDIPAPHVIRRKLDEYVIGQEQAKKVISVAVYNHYKRVYLADSKKGDEEGNVQIEKSNILMIGPTGSGKTYLVKTLAKLLDVPLAIADATSLTEAGYIGDDIESVVSKLLAAADNDVEKAERGIIFIDEIDKIAKKKNTSSRDVSGESVQQELLKLLEGSSVEVPVGSNQKNALTPMTAVSTENILFICGGAFPDLEDIIRERLKEKSSIGFSAELKDRYEKDPNILSHVTNEDLRKFGMIPEFLGRLPISVTLESLDKELLVRVLKEPKNAILKQYKKLLELDEVNLVFEDEALEWIAEEALKKKTGARALRAIIENFMLDIMYEVPKDPNIGSVVITRAYLDKNGGPLIQMRC, via the coding sequence TTGGACGAGAAAGATTTTCCGGAAGAGAAAATGGAAGATACAGTTGCCCGCGGCAATGACAGCGGCAAAAAGAAAAAAGACGAAGATGAGTATGAAAAAGTCTGCTATGTCTGCCGCAGGCCGGAGAATGTGACAGGACCTATGGTTTCCATGCCCGGAGGCATGAATCTGTGTCATGATTGTATGCAGAAAGCATTTGATTCCGTAACACAGGGCGGATTTGATATAACTAAGATTCAGAATATGCCTTATATGAATTTGAATTTCAGCGATCTGGGAAGCTTAGACAAAAAAGATCTTGAGATACCTAATAAGCAGAGGGTGAAAAAAAGATCGGAAAAGGAGCCGGGGCAGGCACTTAATTTAAAAGATATTCCGGCGCCTCATGTGATCCGGAGGAAATTAGATGAATATGTCATCGGCCAGGAACAGGCCAAAAAGGTGATTTCCGTAGCAGTTTATAATCATTACAAAAGGGTTTATCTGGCGGATTCCAAAAAGGGGGATGAGGAAGGGAATGTTCAGATAGAAAAATCCAACATTTTAATGATCGGTCCTACCGGAAGCGGAAAAACCTACCTGGTTAAAACCCTGGCAAAGCTTCTTGACGTTCCCCTGGCCATTGCCGATGCCACTTCTCTTACGGAGGCCGGATACATAGGCGATGACATAGAGAGTGTGGTTTCCAAATTGCTTGCGGCGGCTGATAATGATGTGGAAAAGGCGGAGCGGGGCATAATTTTTATTGATGAGATTGATAAGATTGCAAAAAAGAAGAACACCAGCAGCAGAGATGTAAGCGGAGAGTCTGTCCAGCAGGAGTTATTAAAGCTGTTAGAGGGGAGCAGTGTGGAGGTCCCGGTGGGCTCAAACCAGAAAAATGCTCTCACTCCGATGACAGCGGTGAGCACCGAGAACATCCTGTTCATCTGTGGAGGAGCGTTTCCGGACTTAGAGGATATAATCAGAGAGCGGCTGAAGGAAAAGTCATCCATTGGTTTTTCCGCAGAATTAAAAGACCGGTACGAGAAGGATCCCAATATCCTGTCTCACGTGACCAATGAGGATTTACGCAAATTCGGCATGATTCCTGAATTTTTAGGCCGCCTGCCCATTTCGGTAACCCTGGAATCGTTAGATAAGGAGCTTCTGGTCCGTGTTTTAAAAGAACCGAAAAATGCTATTTTGAAACAGTATAAAAAGCTTTTGGAGCTTGATGAGGTGAATCTGGTATTTGAGGATGAGGCACTTGAATGGATCGCGGAAGAAGCTCTTAAGAAAAAGACAGGAGCAAGAGCCCTAAGAGCCATTATAGAAAATTTCATGCTTGATATCATGTATGAGGTTCCTAAGGATCCCAACATTGGATCAGTGGTCATAACGAGAGCTTACTTAGATAAGAACGGCGGTCCTCTCATTCAGATGAGATGTTAA
- the scfA gene encoding six-cysteine ranthipeptide SCIFF produces MKHVKTLNSSTLKESMKKGGCGECQTSCQSACKTSCTVGNQSCENSNR; encoded by the coding sequence ATGAAGCATGTAAAGACCTTAAATTCCAGTACATTAAAAGAGTCTATGAAGAAAGGCGGCTGCGGCGAATGCCAGACTTCCTGCCAGTCAGCCTGCAAGACATCCTGTACAGTAGGAAACCAGAGCTGCGAGAACAGCAACCGTTAA